The window TCTCACCGGTATTTTGCTCTCTCATCCGGTAATTGCTCGCCTTCTTTGCAGAAGCCCCGATTGCAGAGGCCGCCAGGACGATCAGGACCACCATCACGATAAGCAGAGGCTTTTGCAGGGAATTTACAAATCTGTGGCCGTAATACAATACCTTTAGCTGCTTTCTTACCACCGTCTCTGCCCCCCGCCTGTTAAGTTCTGCCATGATCTTCTGAAATTCACCGGGAGGAGGGGATGGGGGCTCAGGTGTTAATTCCGGATGCTCCTGCATATAATCAAGGAGATGGGCTTCTATTCTTTCCTGAGATAATACATAATATTTTATCCGTTTTAAAATGGAACATTTTTTTCCATGGTTTCTCTCCTTCTCCACGTATACACCTCTTAAATACAAGTTATCCTTTAGTTCCCACACGCTTTGGGGTTGACTTTTTATCGCTAACGTTTACTATAATAGTATATCGAATTTGGGAGGCAACGCTTTATGAAAAAAATCATTTTAACCGGCGGCGGTACAGCCGGCCATGTTACCCCGAACCTGGCTCTGATTCCCTCTTTAAAAGAGCGAAATTACGATATTCACTATATAGGATCACACCAGGGAATCGAAGGTCAGCTCATCAAGAGAGCTGGCATCCCCTATGATGGCATTTCTTCCGGTAAATTCCGCCGGTATTTTGATTTAAAAAACTTCTCAGATCCCTTCCGGGTATTAAAGGGATATTGGGAAGCTTTGAAGCTGATAAAAAATTACAAGCCGGATGTGGTTTTCTCAAAAGGAGGCTTTGTGGCCGTTCCTGTAGTGTTTGCAGCAAAGCACTGCAAGGTGCCTGTGATCATACATGAATCAGACATGACACCGGGACTTGCCAATAAGCTGTGCATCCCGGCCGCAGTAAAAGTATGCTGCAATTTTCCGGAAACCCTTCCTTATCTTCCAAAAGATAAGGCCATACTCACAGGCTCGCCCATACGAAAAGAACTTTTAGAAGGGGATCGGCTGACAGGATTAAAATATGCACGGTTATCTGCAAACCGGCCTGTGATCCTGATCATCGGCGGAAGTCTTGGTTCTGTAACGGTCAATACCACCCTAAGGGGCATTCTCCCGAAACTGCTTAAAAATTACCAGGTGATACATATCTGCGGAAAAGGCAATCTGGATGAAAGCCTGACCGGAACGGAAGGATATGTACAGTATGAATATGTAGACGCCCCTTTAAAACACCTTTTTGCAGCTGCTGACCTTATGATATCAAGAGCCGGAGCCAATTCCATCTGCGAAATTCTCGCTCTTAGAAAGCCAAATATCCTGATTCCCCTTTCCGCTGCCGCCAGCAGAGGCGATCAGATCTTAAATGCCAGATCCTTTGCAAAGCAAGGCTTCAGCTTCCTTCTGGAAGAAGAAAACTTAACCGGAGATTCCCTCTTACAGGCCATCACCGAAACCTATTCCAACCGGCATACCTTTATTTCAAAAATGGAGCAAAGCGAATTATACAATGCAGTTGATACCATCATTGATATGATCGAATCCCTTGTAAAGAAATAGCCTTCACACATCAAAGTTGGGACCAAGTATCTTTTTTAAGCAAACCCTTGTACGATATATCCGGGAACGGCAAACCGTTCCCGGAATTTTCAGAATTTCACAGATTTCCGGAATGGTAAGTTGTTCCAGAAAATAAAGAACAGCCATTTCCTTCCACTCTTCTCTCATACCGGAAATCTCCCTGGTTATCTTTAAAAGAGCTTCCTCTCCAAGGATTACATCCAGGGGATCAGTAACCACATATCTGGTAAGCATCGCCACCTCATTGACCGCGTCTTCCTCATCCAGACTCACCTTTTCATAATGGCCGTTTTTACGGAGGCAGTCAATGGATTTACGCTTTAAAATCTTAATCAGCATGCCTTTCTTTCGCGTATCTGTCCATGATAATGAATAATTCTCAAAATATGCAATAAAAGTTTCCTGCACCACATCGTCCAATTCCATATCCGGTACATTGAGTGTTTTGGCTATTCTGCGGAGCAGCCCCTGATACTCTCCATATATGGACTGCAGCAGCAAATTTTCATCTTCATGTATGCTCATTTATTATGTCCCTCTGATTGCAGGGCGCTCCGTATAGCAGCTCCTGTCTGTGTTAATTCCTCCGGACTCGCCTCGCCCGGCATCCATGAAACCATAACAGGGCCTCCCTCATAACGAGGAATCAAATGCACGTGAAAATGAAAAACCGTCTGGCCTGCTTCTTTCCCATTATTCTGCACAACATTAAATCCGGCACAGCCTAATGACTGTTTCATGGCGTTCCCTATTTTTGCAGCTAATGGAAGGACCTTTTTTGCTGTTTCCTCATCCAGCCGGCAAATATCGCTGTAATGCTGTTTTGGAAGAATCAGGGCATGTCCCTTAGAAGCCGGTCCTAAATCCAGTATGGCGCGAAAGGTATCATCCTCGTATATGGTTTCAGAAGGTATGTCGCCATTTGCAATTTTGCAGAAAATGCAATTATCTTCCCTCACTTTCTCACCTCCTTCCAAATGGATTATTCCCATATTTCCATATCGCGGCACTTTCTCGGCTTACGGTACATAAGGATCCCCATAACAATGCCAAAAAGCAGCCCCCCAATATGGGCAGCATTATCTACACCTGTGCTGGTAAAACCAAAATACAGGGAACAAACAATCATAATAACCAGCTGTCGGGCACTTAAGTCCTCCAGCCGGCCGCGATTGACGAGTACCGCATATAAAAGGCCTCCGATCACGCCAAAAATAGCGCCTGAAGCCCCTGCCGAGACTACACTCCGGTATTCTCCCATATTCACGATCATGGACAGCACATTAGCGCCCACCCCGCAAAGCAGATAGAAAAGCAGGTATTTGAAATGGCCAAGTGCCCTTTCCAGGTTATCACCCAGAATGAACAAAATGAGCATGTTATTCATAATGTGGTTAATTCCAAAATGCATAAAAACAGAAGTGAGCAGCCGGTAATACTCTCCTCCCTCCAATACAAGCGGAGCATACATCGCTCCATGTGCCACCATAAACCGGGTATTCTCCGTGGAGCCTGTCATCTCCAGATATAGGAAATAGATGACATTTATAGCAATTAAACCAATATTTACAAATGCCTTCTTTCGCCTGTACAAGTCCTTCATTGCCGCTCTCCTTGATAAATATTACGCTTATTTTAACACAGGCTGCCATATTATGTAAATATAAACAGGAAATTTGCGGTAAAAACTTCACCTTTTTACTTTATGGTCACCTTGGGGCAATTTGCGAAGCATTCGCAAATTATATTGACAATTTTTATTTTCAGCAGTACACTTATTTGCACACAAATCGTAAATTCAGGAAGTGAATCCCTTTGGCTAATTATATGACAGAACAAAGAAAACAGCTCTTTGCTTTTTTACAGGAAAATCCTGATAAGCAGTTTTCTGCAAAACAGATCACAAACAGCCTTTCCGGTTCTCCAGTCAGTTTAAGTGCGGTGTACCGTAACCTCACTTTCCTTCAGGAACAGGGGCTGATCAACCGCTTCACCAAAGATGGAAACAGGGGAATCTATTACCAGTATATTCATTCGGAAGATTGCCGTAATCGTATTCATTTAAGCTGCATAAAATGCGGAAAGACATTTCATATGAATGCCGGTATTGCCGACAGGATGCTGGAAGACATTTTAAAAACGGATGGATTCCAGATCAGAAAAGAGAAATCCGTGCTTTACGGTATCTGCAAAGACTGTATCTGATACGATCCGCGATTAAAAAAGGAGGAAGAGACATGGCAAAAAACAAAAAACTGCTTGCCGGGCTTATGACCCTGTCGGTTCTTATTATGCTGCTCTTTTCCGTATTTTATATTACTGCCGAAACCCACCATAACTGTATAGGGGAAAACTGTCCCATTTGTCTTGAAGTTCAGGCTTGCGTCCAGGCTCTTAATACCCTTGGGACAGGTCTCTTTGTGGTTGTTGCCGCAGTCGCGGCAGCTCACTTTATCTTAATCTGCATAACTCCGGTATTCCGCCGCAATCCTTCACACACTCTGGTTTCTCTTAAGGTAAAGCTGACAAATTGAATATAATTTTCCAGGGGAGGATTCTGCCCATTTTTCAGGCAGAAACTGATTTTCAACCGCCTTCCTTGTATTTTTATGCCCATTTTTTTAAATTAATATTTATTTGGAGGTTCTGATAATGAAAAAATTAATTGCCTGCCTCCTGGCAGGACTTATGATGGCGGGAGCTCTTACCGCCTGTTCCGGCAGCACAACTGCAAAAACCGGTCAAACCGACAAGCTGAGTGTGGTTTGCACCATTTTCCCGGAATACGACTGGGTCAGGGAAATCCTGGGCAGCCATGCCGGAGATGCGGATATCACCATGCTTCTTGATAACGGCGTGGATTTACACAGCTATCAGCCCACTGCAGATGATATCATTAAAATCTCAAACTGCGACATGTTCATCTATGTAGGCGGCGAATCCGATCAGTGGGTGGAAGATGCTCTCAAAGAGTCCACAAACAAAAACATGGTGGTAATCAATCTTTTAGAGGTCCTGGGCGACACGGTCAAGGAGGAAGAAGTGATTGAAGGAATGGAAGCAGAGGAAGA of the Lacrimispora indolis DSM 755 genome contains:
- a CDS encoding rhomboid family intramembrane serine protease translates to MKDLYRRKKAFVNIGLIAINVIYFLYLEMTGSTENTRFMVAHGAMYAPLVLEGGEYYRLLTSVFMHFGINHIMNNMLILFILGDNLERALGHFKYLLFYLLCGVGANVLSMIVNMGEYRSVVSAGASGAIFGVIGGLLYAVLVNRGRLEDLSARQLVIMIVCSLYFGFTSTGVDNAAHIGGLLFGIVMGILMYRKPRKCRDMEIWE
- a CDS encoding Fur family transcriptional regulator, whose amino-acid sequence is MANYMTEQRKQLFAFLQENPDKQFSAKQITNSLSGSPVSLSAVYRNLTFLQEQGLINRFTKDGNRGIYYQYIHSEDCRNRIHLSCIKCGKTFHMNAGIADRMLEDILKTDGFQIRKEKSVLYGICKDCI
- a CDS encoding HIT family protein; translated protein: MREDNCIFCKIANGDIPSETIYEDDTFRAILDLGPASKGHALILPKQHYSDICRLDEETAKKVLPLAAKIGNAMKQSLGCAGFNVVQNNGKEAGQTVFHFHVHLIPRYEGGPVMVSWMPGEASPEELTQTGAAIRSALQSEGHNK
- a CDS encoding RNA polymerase sigma factor encodes the protein MSIHEDENLLLQSIYGEYQGLLRRIAKTLNVPDMELDDVVQETFIAYFENYSLSWTDTRKKGMLIKILKRKSIDCLRKNGHYEKVSLDEEDAVNEVAMLTRYVVTDPLDVILGEEALLKITREISGMREEWKEMAVLYFLEQLTIPEICEILKIPGTVCRSRIYRTRVCLKKILGPNFDV
- a CDS encoding undecaprenyldiphospho-muramoylpentapeptide beta-N-acetylglucosaminyltransferase — protein: MKKIILTGGGTAGHVTPNLALIPSLKERNYDIHYIGSHQGIEGQLIKRAGIPYDGISSGKFRRYFDLKNFSDPFRVLKGYWEALKLIKNYKPDVVFSKGGFVAVPVVFAAKHCKVPVIIHESDMTPGLANKLCIPAAVKVCCNFPETLPYLPKDKAILTGSPIRKELLEGDRLTGLKYARLSANRPVILIIGGSLGSVTVNTTLRGILPKLLKNYQVIHICGKGNLDESLTGTEGYVQYEYVDAPLKHLFAAADLMISRAGANSICEILALRKPNILIPLSAAASRGDQILNARSFAKQGFSFLLEEENLTGDSLLQAITETYSNRHTFISKMEQSELYNAVDTIIDMIESLVKK